Proteins found in one Salvia splendens isolate huo1 chromosome 10, SspV2, whole genome shotgun sequence genomic segment:
- the LOC121750677 gene encoding heavy metal-associated isoprenylated plant protein 26-like — translation MGALDHLSNMFDCSSGHSKHKKRKQLQTVEIKIKIDCEGCERKVRRSVEGMKGVSSIEVNPKQHKLTVVGYVDPEKVVARVAHRTGKKAELWPYVPYDVVEHPYAAGVYDKKAPAGYVRNAMDPHVSQLARASSTEVRYTTAFSDENPSACVVM, via the exons ATGGGGGCTTTGGATCATCTCTCCAACATGTTCGATTGCTCCAGCGGCCACTCCAAGCATAAGAAACGCAAGCAGCTtcag ACAGTCGAGATCAAGATCAAAATAGACTGCgaagggtgtgagaggaaggtACGAAGATCGGTCGAAGGAATGAAAGGGGTGAGCTCTATTGAAGTAAACCCCAAGCAACACAAGCTGACTGTAGTCGGGTACGTGGACCCCGAGAAGGTTGTGGCCCGTGTGGCCCATCGCACAGGCAAGAAGGCTGAGTTATGGCCTTACGTCCCGTATGATGTGGTTGAGCATCCTTATGCGGCCGGTGTGTATGACAAGAAGGCTCCAGCTGGCTATGTTAGGAATGCGATGGACCCTCATGTCTCGCAGCTTGCACGTGCAAGCTCGACCGAGGTTCGCTACACAACTGCTTTCAGTGATGAAAATCCTTCGGCATGTGTGGTCATGTGA